TTGCAAAATCCTTGACAGCATCTGTAAACTGATCTTTGTTGTTGAAAGTCATACCTAACTCAAGGTGGACAAACTCCTCATCTGCAGTAGGCTTGAACTTAGGATATTTCCTTGAACCTTTTCCTTCATCATCACTTTCTGATGGACTTTCTAAGTCCTCAGAATCACCATCCTCATCTTGAAAGTTCTCATATGTACTGGGCTCCTGGTTACTTGACTCATTCACAGCTTGTGTATATGGCTCAGTAGAATCTTCTGCAAAAGTTGGATCTGGAGTGGCCTCAGGTATATTCAACAGAGACTCTTTAGGAAGCACGCAGAGCCAATCCCAATCTTCTTCATAATCACTGTCATCCATTGAAAAATCAGAGGGTGTGTCTTCATCATCTGGATCAAATTCAGCATCAGaattatcatcttcatcactgAGAACAACCTGACTGGACTTTCTTTTTCCCTTATCTACCCCCTTGTCTTTTTCCACAACATCAACCTGTTCATCATAATTTAATTTACATAACTTacataaacaacttaaacataatttaattcataaattGTCTCATAATTTCCTTACCTCGGCCTCCTTGTCTTGAATAATCTCAGCCTCTTTGTCTTGCACTACCTCGGCACCTATCCCCTTTCAGATTGAAGAACCTGAGGATTATCATAAACATTAACACAGGATCAAGCTATTTTTTCATGACAAGTTAAAGATTATATTAACTTTATTTCAACTTAGACAAAAATTTCATTCATAATTTCATTACCTCAGCCTCCTTGTCTTGCACTAACTCAGCCTCTTTGACTGTCTCAGTCTCCTTCTCTTGAATTACCTCAGCATCAAAATCTTGAACAACCTCAGGAAGCTTGTCATGTACTGCCTGAGACTCAGCTTCCTTCACTTGAACAGCCTCAGTTTCTTTGTCTTGCAATACCTCATCATCACTATCAGAATCAACTTGCAACACATCAGGAGTATCTTCAGCACTCTTGTAAGCAATTAGAGGAACAATATCTGCCTCTTCCACTATGTGTTCAACATATAGATCAACTTCAGCTATATCTTTAACATCTTCAATGAATTGTCTAACCTCTTCATCATTGGAAAGTGGACTAAAGCTGACAGAGCCATCACTTTGAACATGCCTATACCACAAACATTTGAACCTGGCATATCCCAGGTATTTTACAATCTTACCCAATTCAATGGATGAAATGAGATCCACATCATACGGATGCCAGACTTCGCAAAGCCCACTTGGATAGGGCATAGTTGGGTCAAATGTCAATTCACCCCCATGATACACACTCACGGTTATCTTATGGGGAGCAGTAGGCCTGCAGAAGAGACAATACAATAGAATACAATAAACTTTGTAAACTTTAGTGGAAGAGGGAATCTCGTGGACCACATGCAAGCACAAAGCAGAGAAAAGGATAGAGAATCTGACTAGGAAAGGCACCTACTTAAATAATATACATCAATGCACTTAAATCCTTCAACAACCATGACTCACAAGATAGAGAAAAGGATAAAATATATACCTGGAAACATAGTTTGCGGGCAAATCTCCATTGAGCCAAAAGTCCAATTTTGAAAACGGAGTTTTCTCTGGGACCATCTTCTCTGGGACCACCGTCTCTGGGACCACCGTCTCTGGGACCACCGTCTCTTTTGTCGGAGTTTTCTTCTTTGGCCTTCGAGGGGTCTTCTTCGACACACCTTTTTTGTCGGTCGCCATTTCCTTCCTCTCGATTTTGCCTTCGGACCACCTTCTCACCACCGATGACCTTCTTACCCAGAAACCGTCTTCTCACACTCGCAATCGCAGTTCCTTCACGACCGCCGGGCTTCGTTCCTCTCGATTTGGTCGTCACCGTCGCGATTTGGAACCAAGTTGCAATTGGGAATGGATTAGGTTAGGATAAGACTCACGTGATCCTCACATGTTATGTCTGAATGCCACATCAGAAAAAAAATGCCATGTCAAACAAAAACGTTAAGTTTCTAACGGCAAATTAgctgagggaccaaaactgctaaCGGAGCTAAACGTTGAGGTAccattatgctatttttaaacgtgGGGGATTAAGattgcacatttttgaaacgtgggggaccaaaagtgctatttaGCCTTTTTCCAAATAAATGAAAGAAGAAGCCGAGAAGGTaaaggagaagaaagagaaaaaggaaaaaaaaagtgataaatgaagagagagaaattattaattttaaaatacaaTGAATTTGAAATTACATTAATGCCCTAAATTGTAACTACTTTTAAGAAGAAAATGTTGGAGCTTTTTGTGAAAAGGAAAAGGTGTTgagtgctaacttactcctttacaaaatcaagtgggagtaagttagcattctcctatatatatatatatatatcttggtATCTTTTTATGAAACTCTTATCATAAAGTTTCGGAAACTTTTTTTGatgttttctttgtaaaaagaCAAATTGTCTACAAAAAGAACTAATTTATATATTGGTTTTCACTCTTTTATTGATCATCATCATTGAAAATGCCTTTGACTTTGGTTCTTCAAGTGATAAATTAGCAATTTCTTTCATGATTcactcttatatgtttttttaaaaatacaagTGTTTTAGAGGTGTCCAGCCAAGAAGAGGCGTCGGCTCAGGTGGCCGAGCcgtaaaaaaatacttttttaatCAGACACGGTGAGGAAGTGTCTGACATGTGTCGTATGGGTGTCGTACGGGTGTCGGTGTCCGACACCGGAACACGGCATATGTAGGAGGTGTCCGTGCTTCATAGTCTCCTCATCTCTTGACATGCCACTAACATCTCGATATTATGCACTACCATTTTtgtagaaaaataataataaaactcTGGAACCGTAAAACGAAATTTAAACCGCACAAAAAGCGGGACGTATTCTTCACAGCTGTTTAGTGGAAGCTCTGTTGATCAGGAAGCAGCTGGTTGCTCAATGGCAACTGCAGGCCCAAGCATGCATGTAGAGGTAATGGAAATGTACGTCTAGATATGACAGAGAACATTGTTTGAGTTCAGAAGCTTATATTGTCCACCTTTAGTTAAGCCAAATTTTATGACATGGTTTTGTATAGATTGAATGTTTATTGGAAGCCAGACTTGGAACTAAGAAGAAAAACGAAATTTAAACTAGAACAAGTTCGATACATGAGTCAATTATATTATATGTAGGACCAAGCCGCGTGCAGGCGTGCGATGACATTGGAGTCCCACTCACAGTCCGCTGTAGGCTGCCAACAGCATACCTTCTCTTAAGAGTCAGAGCCTGAAAGTGACCCTTTTTTATAGATTTAATTTTGGGAATATTCTCCTATCTTAATCATTGCCCAACAGTTTTTCTAAAGTAcagtatttatttttcttttgaatcgTAAGTCATTTATTATATATAACTATAAGTATATTATATTGTACCAAAAAACATTTTATAGTGGGTAAAACATTTTATATACTCCCTTtctgatgaagcaaaaaaaaaaaacattttatataCTCGAGTAtcttttattttagaaacttcaAATTGATGAGCATTACATCAAGTTATAACACTTTTCAATAGTTGTTAATTTGCTTCTTACTATTATTTTTTGAGTAGAAGATGTTTAGTTTTTAACCAAGATTCAAaacataaagtataacattgtTGTAACAAAGAGTATATCACTAATTctctatatatttttttacagTATAATTCTCTATATTTCTATCATTACTTGTACTCCTCTATGCTTGGCTCaccaaatattttatttatatatatatatatatattctatttgctgtcaaaaaaaaattaaaacttattcATTTATGAGAACAAAATTCATGGGGAGGCTAAAGTCTAGGAGCACAAAAAACTACATATATAGTCGGtgaaattttcaaaattcttaAAAAGCTTTTAAAAACGCAATGCACCCAGGTAAATCAGAAACGAGATGAATACAGAGGTAGTTAAACGAGCATCCCACACCCAAATAGCGAAACCCTATTTCCTGTGATTGGTGGATCCAATCATTTTGTCGCCGGGAGGTCCGCTGTCAGAAGAAAGCTGCTAGCAGAGGGTGGAGAAGTGCTACACCTTGACCTTGGTGGATTGATCGAGTGTAGTATACTAGTATACTGATTATCTCCCTAAATACCCCTAAATACGTTCCAGTATcaaagaggaaaaggaaaaaaataataattaatatcatatataATTGATACGATAAGAATAAAAAATCAAAGTAAATTAGGGGAAGAAAGTGGGAGTGAGAAAAAATCGAGTTCAAAACCCCCAGATAGAATCACCCACCACTACGATCCCACTTTCAAAATTATGTCGGCCTCACCCTTTTGGCTGCTAATTTGATCACATACGAAGCAAACAACGGTTGCCAATCCAttggttgaaacttgaaaagATCTCCCTCAAAAAGATGAACGCTCCTCCTCAACTTTTTAATTGTATAATTTCAACAATGAGTGGGACTGCAGGTTGACAATGGAAGAGTCAAACGGTGACACATCGATCCTCATCTATCAAGAGGAGAAAAAAGAATATGTCGGCCCTTTGGCTTCTATTTTGGTAtgattttgtggcggttttctGGATTTGTGGCAAGTTAACAACCACAAAATGCATCACATCAACACTAAAATAGATATAGGGACTAAAGCTTGATTATTTTCCTaaaaaatcaatgaaaaaattaaagagaGACTAAAATTAATGATTCACTATTTTAGGggtaaaaaacatatttaaccctagcTAGTTTTTAATTAGCATGCTAAAACTTTATTAGTGGAACAAAATTTGACAATTTGGGTGTATGACATTTCAATCAGGACCAAAGATGATAAATCAGGGTTCTCTGAGAAAGCAGAACATATTATAATGGCTCCACTATGTAATGCCAaaggaaaattaaaaagaaagtaGTATGGGACAAACCTACTAATTAAACCACAGTTCTCATATTGCATGCATGCTAGGCTATATATTATAGGATTGATTATTTGCCGTGTTTCACCCCAAATCATTAACAAGTGAAAATTGTATAGCAAATAATCAGTATATCAAGGATAAATTATGTGCAGTTAATAAATTCATCAAAACaatcattctgaatttgtttCTCGACAAATTTTACTTTCAACTTCAAGGTTAGATATAATTATTTAGACAGAGGTATAGATACTGacaaactaaattaaattaagGTGTAGGGTACAAATTTGTGTAGACAGTGAAGGGTGACCTCCCCCACACGAGTGAGTAAAGAAATAACGAAGGCAAAGCcacaagagtttttttttttatagacaacagaatatatatattggatagaagtacaaggggccgggtacttcaacccaatacaaaagaaagaaaatataagatAATTACAATATAATAGCAGCACATTGAGTGCATAGAAAGATATATATGTTAACCCACCCCCAACCCCTCCAAGAAAGAGAGATCTTAGAAAAATGtatcattaaaaccttattaggAAAAACTCCCTTGAGAAAACCTagtgaagaaaaaagagtaccTCTTACTAAGATCAAAACGACACTTCCAAGGAGTGAGTAAAGAAACGAATTCGGATCCTTTGTAGCGGCAATTGTTTGTCGTTGGATCCAACTATCCAAATCTGTCAAGCATTcaaaaatgttttaattaaaaaaagggTATTGCTCCGGGATCCTCATCCTCATAAAATGACAGGGATTAGAACCCAGTAGTTCATTTCTTTAGATAATAAAGGACTAAGTTAcaaatttcaaaaatttattaGAAATAAAATTTAGAGCAGTTCTATTGAGCACGAGAATGCACGAGCatcatttagtggcggtttcaaaccgccACTAATTTTTGGTGCcaggaaaaaaacacaaattgtAACAattctggcggtttaaaacGCCACTAATATTGGGTGCCAGAAAAAACGGCAAGCGTTACAAGTTTCTGGCGGTTTCAAACCGCTAGAAACTGTCTCGTGCACATTTCACGAAAAACTTGTCGTGCCCTTCAACATCAAGATAAGTGAACTCTAATACCCAATGAGTCAAATCTCAAACTTGCATCTAAGATGGAGATTCATCTATCACTCTTACTACGATATGCCATTACTAGAAAAGGAAAATGTTGGAACAACACGACACTGCcattagggatggcaatgggtaggatcgggcacgagttttacaattaccaaacccaaactcaaatctcataacccaaacccaaactcaaatctAGACCCTTATGAgcgataaaatgaaattcatgcccaaacccattgggtttcgaaTTTACccgaaactcaaactcaaactcaTTACTTACGTGAAATAGCAACCAGTCTCAGGATCtacttttataaaaaaaaaaagtgaaattaatagaaagaaaaaaaaaaacaaataaatattcATCATCCCCATCCATCACCAAATtgagacaacaatagtttagagtttactttctcaaatataaaaaagtacaattaatcatcaagCACTAtgaacaaagtttataaatatatatattatgaggttttttttgtaattttatgtttcgggtatctttgggtttgggtttgggcgGGTACGGGTAcggatttaactaataccaaactcaaacccataaACAGTTACAGGAACGggtaaaacccaaacccaaatccagtcaactcAGATTTTATCCGTTAAATCGaatcgggttcgggttgatacCCATGAGTTTGGGCAAAATTGTCATCCCTGACTGCCACTAAGCCGACTCTAAACATACGATAGGTGAAGACTTTTTCGACCTCGGGCTTGAAGGCTTTCTAGCATCAGCTTATTATGAGTTATTTGTAAGTGTTTGAAAGTATATAGTATATTTGTTATTCTACTTTATACTTGAGGTTATTAGTTATTACTACTTGGTCTTGTGATTTTTGCTTCTTACATTGAAGAGATTTTCCCCTTTAAATTTATTGTATATTTTTCTATATAGGGTGCTCATTTTAAGTTATGCggaaaataaaaacttatttatCTGTGACTTCCCGACAAATATTGGCCCAAATATTTGGACTTAATGCATGTTTGCCAACAAGTATTGGCCTATGAATTTGCATTCAAGGCATGTGTACCTTAGGTCATCCAGTGGCGGACCTACCACAGGGCTTGGTAGGTCCAATGCCCTGgctcaaagtaaaaaaaatgcaAATTTCTTTGGACTAGGTAGGTTTtttggcaaaaaaaaaatagaaaaaaggcAAATTTATAAGGAAATGCAAAGTTTAGAGACTTAATCATAAAATTTGCCTAAGCTTCCTAAAAtttctagttccgccactgagttcatcctctctctctctttatcTTCATTGACttgggttgaatttttaagATTCCAAATTATTTGCAATGCGTGGGATTACAACTTCTCATTAAGAATTAGGGCGCGCGCCTCAGGTAGCTAGGTAGATGATGAGCATGATCATGATGGTACGTGACGATGAGGTAAACATAGAATTTGACTTGCAGGGAGCGAGCTAGTGGAATGTGATTTTTCGTCACCCAAAATATGAGTATGTTTTCTTTATTGTTCATCCTCTAGTGGAGTGGAGTTGACATGGATTTTGACCTTCTTTGATGAAACATTCCTTCAACTCATTATTTGACCCCCACTCGTCTCTAAACCTTCATTAAAATACTAGTACAAGATTTGAGGACTGCCTTTGAAAGTTGTTCATTTGCTTGTCCTCTTGTGagctaatattttttatttcctctCTTTAATTCTCACTCTATCTCTTTTTAGAAACCATTATATTGTATGTTCTTTACTTTGTCTCCAGGCTCCAGCTGTGTTATGTTTATACAAGAATATCTTATACTGACAACTTTCTAAAACATGTAGCACCGTCACTATCTCcaattcttgctttttcttttaGTTGATTAAATAAATGATGGTCATTTGAAATGTAAGAGTATCAGAAGTGACTGTAATACCAACTCTAGATTTTAATtctataattaatattttatatcctAATTGCCAAATCTCAGTACTCTATCTGAACTCCTTTACATGGATAAGATATAATTGGCTTAAGATTAGGGGTCACCTTAATTAAAAAGAAATGAGGTTTAATTTTAGCTAGAGATCAGATCAATTCGTATATATATCATCACTACACCAAACTGTGCAAATTGCGGCGGTTGTAATGGCCATTTTGCGGCGGTTCTAACCGCCGCTAAAAGCATCTTGCGGCGGTTGTCAAAGCGCCTCCTTTACAGGCGTCGCAGCGCTTCTTGCGGCGGTTTTCCAAACCGCTGGAACAACCGCTGCAAGTTACCATTTTGACTTTAGCGGCGGTTGCAACCGCCTCAGATACATACACCTAGATGCTATGATTTTGTATTCAGCGGCGGTTTGAACCGCCGCACATTGAACGTATGGGAATTAGGATTTTAGCCATTAGCGGCGGTTTGAACCGCCGCagtaagttttattttattttctttttaatttttttttgctgtaattatattttaaaataacccTGCTTTCTAAATAAATTTCAATCATTGATTTTTCATGACAACAAAATAGATAACCATATCAAAATAACATTGCTAATGGGAACAAACTCTCCCAATTGAGGGTCCAAGGCTAAACAGCCAACACATACAATGCTAAACATCAGTACTAGTCAATACAAGTTTTATAACAAAAGCAACAACAACCCGTCAAAGTCTGGAAGTAACATAATGCGATCCTAACACAAAATCCATGACtgaacaaaaataacaaaacaaagCATGACTTGAGACTCCAAGAAGCATGGCCTCCAAGGACAGTACCAGATGCAACAAACCACGCACCAAGCCTTGAGACTCAATCAGGTACCAAAAAATCAAGACAGCATCAAAACACAAGCTGCTCCCTCCCATTAGAACATGTTCACCTGGTGAAAATTCATTCATTGAAAACAAACTAAATTAACTTAAATCAAAACATAGGTACAATGACATTAATCAAAACTGTAAGGAACATAGTTCATCACTTTCCACCAAAATGATAAAGTGACATATTCAATACAATGAACCAATTAAGTTTCAACATTTTAAATCATTTCACAAACCTTACATAAAACTAAGTAGATGGTCCATTGTTTACAGGTTGATGACTGGCGGATGAAGATCGCCTTACTTCATTCGGGGAGCCTACATCGCTAACCTACAAGTACCAAAGTCATCCGTAAGGTACCTCCAACAAATTCACAAGCAACAATCATCGTAGGTCAAAACCAAACTCCAAAGATACAATACAAAGTTTAGACAACTTCTCATTCAAACCACATCTAGGCAGATTCCAAGCAACACCTGAATTGGTTTCTTTAATCAAAGCTAATGTGAATAAAAAGTTGTCTATCAAATTCAATCCATACCTGATTAAATCCATGGCCAATGACATGCTGCATAAGAAATGCAAGTTGTTCCTCCATACTCTTAAACTTTGTGACTTCTTTTTCCAAAGCTTTTTCCAAAGCATCAACTCTAGCACGTTCTGCTTCTAACTCTGATTGCAGCTGAGTAACTTGTGATGAGGAACTGCCGGATGATGAGCCCCCAAAACCTTCGAGGACTTGAGAGGGGCAAACACCAAAGCCCATGCCTCGCACACGCCCATAGTGTTCTTTTCCAATTATAGTCGTGAAAGCTTCTTCTTCAGACATATTGTTATCAATAGCCATCTCAAGTTGTTCCTACATATAACATTAACCACATAATTAAGAAAACAATTTAAAAGTGAACACATGTAAGCATCTAATTACAAATAGAAACTCATAAATTACAGATTGTACTCACCATTTTTTCTCTAGCCTCATCATTGACAAAAGATCCATCGCTTCTCTTATGGGTAATGGAATACAACTCAACTCTACTGTATGATCTTCCAGTTTGTGTTTCCTATTATGAAGTATTAAATTAGCAATCTCATAAAATAATAACTTCAAATTTGAGATTTAATGAAGCATTATTAACACAAATAAACCATACCAACTCATGTTTTTTTCTTGCAATTGTCATTGTCCCAAGAGTGTGAGGGACTGTTTGCTTGAGTCTGTTTGCAGTATTTTTCTCAGAATACTTCTGCATCAAGAGATATAAAAAATAGTTAGCTAATGGTGAGTATTTGAATATCATCTAAAACAATACTTCTTATTACCTTAGCTTTTTCAGAGGCACGATACTCTAAGAAAGAAACCCATTGCTCCAAGGGAACACCATCAGGGCACGCCTCAAGGTTTTGTTCCCAAGTATTCTGTTCTCTAAAACAATCAGCATACATTCGAGCGCGGCTGTCCCTCCATTTTTTCCCCAAATTTTccaatatatattttctatgtCCTTCTTCATTCACTATGAATTTTTTCTACAATAAACAAATTTGATTAGTAACATGTACATAATGTCAATAAGAGAAAATAAGTAGTTAATTATGATACTTACCTTTATGCTATCATTCCACACATGGTTCTTGTGTGTGCTAGAAACTTTATGCCAATTCACAAAATTGATAGGAAACTTAGAGGCATTAGATGCAAGCTCCCCTAGATAACCCCCCAAAAGGCCTCCAGAATCTCCAACCGGTTGACAATTCCTATTCCATTCAACCACAATTTTCTTACCTCCAGGAAGGTCATAACGCAAATCTTTTACTCGCAAGCTAGCTTTTGTCACAACCCCATCCTCGCCTACATGTGAAGCATTAGTGCAGAAATACTAGTCAATAAAAACTATTGCATATAGTCAAACATGTTAAGACATGAATTTCATACCAATAAGGTCCACTGTCCAATATCTCGTAGGTGTTTTCTTATGAGGTTGTGTGGATTCAGACCCTCCACGTCGTCTACGTGGCTGATTTTGGACTGCATCACTTCTAGGCTCACTTTGCTGAGGTATAGCACTTTGCTGAGGTATGGGCTCACTTTGCTGAGGTATGGGCTCACTTTGCTGAGGTATGGGCTCACTTTGCTGAAGTATAGGCTCACTGAGCTGACGTATAGGCTCACTGTGCTGAGGTATAGACTCAAGGCTCGCTGATGGATGTGCTGCTGCAGAAGGAGCCTTGCGACCATGCCTCTTTGATCTAACCAtacttttaaaaacaaaatgttAGCACTATTTAACCAGAAAGTAAATAATAGACAATAGAAGTATATACGAGGATGCATAAAATCAAAAGAACAACACAAATTAAGCTAATGTATAgaaaaattatgataaaatgttaaaaaaaggagaattttacccatgtttGTCATGTAACTATATAATCTTGAATATCGTCACcatcaatattttcaacaaTGATATAATCTAGAGGATCATCATCTGTAGCAACTCTTGCCAATTGTACATGTTCGGTAGTATCCGGAAAAATTTCCTCCAAGTTTTGTGATGGAAATGCCTCATCAGATACAGTTACCTCTTCAATAACTTCACCCATGTCATATAAGTCCCTTGGATTCAAATGTATGGGTATACTCCAGCCCTTTTCTTTCTCATCATCAACATAAAAAACCATTTGGGCTTCCGAAGCATTAATAAAAGGCTCATCATCTTCATGATCTCCAGTATGTATAGGTCTTGTGAAGTTAATTGAGGTAAAACCCAAATCATCTTTTTTCATTCCTCTAGGATTGGTGGTATTAGCCCATTTACATTTAAATAAAGGAACCGTGAATAAGCCACTATAGCTGAGCTCAATTATGTCTATCAGCTTCCCATAGTAAGGAACCCCTCCAAATCTCATTTGGGTATCACTACGACTAGAGTAACTTCTTGTTCCAAATGAGCCGAAAACCCCACTATTTTGAGTTCTCAATCCTTTGTCTCGAGCCACTGTACGGAATTTATATCCGTTGACATTATATGCACTGAACCTTCTAGCCTCCCTTTCAGGACCTTCAGCAAGACAAAGAAGAACTGATTTGTCTGCTTCATTAAGGTCGTTCGCATTACTAAAAATCTAAACATATAGTCATAGAGTTAGAAACATGTATAATtctaataaaaatgaatatccatttgaatttgagatttttcTTACATGATTATAGAACCAACCAGCAAACTCTTTATGAACCTTTTTGTCTATCTCACTCGCACTTCTTGTAGTCCTTCTTAGTTGCCTCCGCACAATATCTCTAAATTTCCTATACATATATAAGTTAGACGACATGTAAAAGGATGATTTAAGTAAGCTATTTGAAGTACTTACTGAAGATATGGATCAACTATTGGGCAATTGGTTAGAACATGTCGATGAGCTTGTAGTTTTTCAACGGATGAAAGGGTGAAATATGAATGGCGACCAACTGATTTTCCCACTTTAGGAAACAATTCTGCTTCTCGTGTTTTAGGTTGCGTATCAATAGGCTCATCATCAACACGACGTGGTCTATTCCATACGGTCTCAATGTCATCGAGGTACCTTGAACAAAATGTTAGGATCTCTTGCATTAGGTAGCCTTCTGCTATAGAGCCTGTAGGTTGTGCCTTGTTGCGCACGTAGGATTTTAACAATCCTAAGTACCTAATGATAAGAAACACTTGATAAATATCACGCTGAAAATCAtggaattaaaaagaaaaagaaaattactaGTTCATGTTTTACCTTTCTATAGGGTACATCCATCGATAATATACAGGACCTCCAAGCTTCGCTTCTTCAACAAGGTGGACAATTAAATGAACCATGACCGTGAAGAACGAAGGGGGGAATAATATCTCCATGTTACAAAGAGTGAGCACAATATCATGCTGCAATCGATCTAAATCAAGCACACTCAACACTTTTGAGCATAGTTTCCTAAAGAATGAGCTTAATCCATTCAAAACTTTTGAGACTTCATTGGGCACTGTTGTCCGCATGGCCAACGGTAGCAATTGCTCCATCAATATATGAAAATCATGGCTTTTTAGCATTCCACTCAATCGAAAATTCTCCATATCAATGCACCTAGAAATGTTGCTTGAATAAC
This portion of the Lotus japonicus ecotype B-129 chromosome 3, LjGifu_v1.2 genome encodes:
- the LOC130743551 gene encoding uncharacterized protein LOC130743551, which produces MVRSKRHGRKAPSAAAHPSASLESIPQHSEPIRQLSEPILQQSEPIPQQSEPIPQQSEPIPQQSAIPQQSEPRSDAVQNQPRRRRGGSESTQPHKKTPTRYWTVDLIGEDGVVTKASLRVKDLRYDLPGGKKIVVEWNRNCQPVGDSGGLLGGYLGELASNASKFPINFVNWHKVSSTHKNHVWNDSIKKKFIVNEEGHRKYILENLGKKWRDSRARMYADCFREQNTWEQNLEACPDGVPLEQWVSFLEYRASEKAKKYSEKNTANRLKQTVPHTLGTMTIARKKHELETQTGRSYSRVELYSITHKRSDGSFVNDEAREKMEQLEMAIDNNMSEEEAFTTIIGKEHYGRVRGMGFGVCPSQVLEGFGGSSSGSSSSQVTQLQSELEAERARVDALEKALEKEVTKFKSMEEQLAFLMQHVIGHGFNQVSDVGSPNEVRRSSSASHQPVNNGPST